In Frederiksenia canicola, the sequence TTCTAAGCCCATCTCCTCCCAACCGCCACGTGGCAAGCTTTTCTCTAATTTGATGTTGCCGTAGCGAATACGAATTAAGCGGCTAACCTGAATGCCTTGGCTCTCCCATAGACGACGTACTTCACGGTTACGCCCTTCAGTTAAAGTAACATCAAACCACTGGTTCAGTCCTGTTCCGCCAACGGTTTTGATCTGTTTGAAATTAGCAGGACCATCTTCCAACTGTACGCCTTTACGCAAGCGTTGTAACATGGCTTCATCGACTTCACCAAAGACTCGCACGGAATATTCACGTTCCACTTCACGACTTGGGTGCATCAAGCGGTTAGCCAGTTCACCATCGGTAGTAAACAACAATAAGCCAGAGGTGTTGATATCCAAACGCCCTACAGCAATCCAACGAGCCCCCGTCAAACGTGGCAAGCGATCAAAAACCGTCGCACGCCCTTCTGGGTCAGATCGGGTGCAAAGTTCGCCTTCGGGTTTGTAATACATCAGCACACGACAGATCTCTTTCTGAGCTGGGGTGAGACTGACAAGATGCCCATCAATACGAATTTTAGTACTTGAGCTCACCACCACTCGATCGCCCAAGGTTGCCATTTTGCCATCTACGCTGACACGTCCTGCGGCAATCACCGCTTCGATTTCACGACGCGAACCTTGCCCCGCACGAGCAAGAATTTTTTGCAGTTTTTCACCGATCACTTTTTCACTTTTTTTGCTCTCGTCGGCAGCACAAGCGGTTGGATTTTGTGTTTTTTTTGCCATTTTTAGACGTGCATTCATACTCGGTTGCGAGCGTGATGAACGACTTGCTTTTGGTAAATCTTGGCGAGAATCTGACCGCTTGTTGTCGGTCGGTTTACGAAATGTGTTCATTAAAGTTCCTTTGTTGTCGCTTTCACAAGCGTCGTTAAGCATAAGTTCCCCCACTCTTGTGGGCAGAATGTGTTAGTTAAACGGCGTTGGATCACCCGATCCAACACGAATAATTACAGGGCTGTCTTGGGTGAGGTCAATCACCGTAGTTGGCGATTGCCCTAAATAACCGCCGTGGATAATTAAATCGACCTGATGCTCGAGATAATCGCGGATCACATCGGGGTCCGATTGGGTAATCTCTTCATTCGGTAACATCAGCGAGCAAGAGAGAATGGGTTCGCCCAGTGCAGCAATCAATGCAAGTGCGATGTTATTGTCTGGTACACGAATACCGATAGTTTTGCGTTTGGTCAGCAAACGGCGTGGCACATCTTTAGTTGCGGGTAAAATAAACGTATAAGGATTTGGCACGTTGTTTTTGATCAATCGATAAGATTGATTCGTCACTAATGCATAAGTGGAGAGTTCGGAAAGATCGCTACATACGAGTGTAAAGTTATGATTTTCAGGCAATCGACGAATCGTAACAATTCGATCCATTGCTTGTTTTTCGCCCAACCCGCAGCCTAATGCATAACCAGAATCCGTTGGATAGACAATCACCCCACCTTTCTTAATGATATCCACTGCTTGATTGATTAAACGACTTTGTGGATTCTCTGGATGAATATAAAAAAACTGGCTCATAACGTAACTTTTCCTCTTCCCAAAACGGCGAGATTATACGCTGTTTAGTCAAAAAGCGGTAGGATTTAGCCCAAATTTTGCAAACTCAAACAAAAAACGGAAAGCGATGCTTTCCGTTTTGGAAGAGATTATTGTTTCTCCGCTCCGATAACCCCCCAATAAAGGTCATTACCACCTTTACCGACTAAGACTTTATTCTCTGTGCCATCTGTTGCGTTGATAAAGTGAATATTCAATAAACCTTTATTCCCCTTATTAATATCTCCTACGAAGTTATCTAGCCATCCCGTTGAAGTAAGTTCCAATTCTCTTGGATTTTCTTTTGATTGCACATCAAACATTTTATAGCCATCACGGCTATTGATTACCCCTTTTGCCACACCATTTTCATAAGTAAGTTCAACTTTAGAAGGTGTATTTACATTCGGAAGCCCAAGCGTTTGATACCAAAACTCTCCTTTGTAATTTGCTGTCAATTGGCTTAAATTGCCCTTATTTTCACTCGCTAAGTGATAGCCATAAACTAAGTGACTATCGACTCTTTTCATATCTACGCTATCACGATAAAAACCATAATAGGCATTATCATCAAGTAGGTAAAAGCGGTAATTGATATCATCATCGACATTATGACCCGCTTTTAACTTTATCGTCGCGGTTTTCTTTTCAATAATATTGGGATCTTCATCTGCACTTGCTTTAGGATTTTCGATTAAATAAAGAACTGGTACAGCATCTTTGCTATGCTGCCAACTGCCTGACCACATATCTTTATCTGTTACTGATTTATCCATAACATCCAATGTAATCAATTCTGATTTCTTAGATGACTCCTTTTCCACCATAGGGAGATTATCGATAGGCTTGATTTCAACAATAGGTTGCTCTGCTGGCTTATTTCCTGCAATAGGCTGCTCAGAGGAACTATTATTAGATACTTTTGGATGTTCTATAGACTGACTTTCCACAATCGGTTTTTCATCTAACTGATTTTGCTCAGTAGGCTGATCTACATTTTTAGCTGCTTCAGATACTGAATTATTATTTTCAGGCAAGCCTTGGGGAACTACCTGTTTGTTGTCCATACTTTTCATTGTCTCAGTTGGCGCTGGTGCTGACGAGTGGTTTGCTCCGCCACCACCTCCACCACAAGCTGTCAATAAGGCAGACACGGCGACAATAGGTAGAACATAAGGGATTTTTTTCATTGAGTCTCCTTTTAATCAATACAATTCACCTATTATATTTAGGCGATAAGTTAATCTTGATGTAGTGTTTCTTTATAATAATGTGATTCAAATTTATGATATAAATTCTGTATTCATCATACCCTAATTCGAGTAAATTAAAGTCAGAAGAAATAAAAAACGGTCTCTTTGAGGCAAGCTTGCGTCAAAAAAGACCGCTTAAAGCTGACAATTCAGTGATTACTCCGCAAACGGGGCATTAAATCGCTCAATTCTTGCCCCTAACTTTTGTAACTTCGTTTCAATATTTTCATAACCACGATCAATATGATAAATACGGTCAACAATCGTTTCACCGTTAGCAATACATCCCGCTAGAACTAAGCTAAT encodes:
- the rluB gene encoding 23S rRNA pseudouridine(2605) synthase RluB, producing MNTFRKPTDNKRSDSRQDLPKASRSSRSQPSMNARLKMAKKTQNPTACAADESKKSEKVIGEKLQKILARAGQGSRREIEAVIAAGRVSVDGKMATLGDRVVVSSSTKIRIDGHLVSLTPAQKEICRVLMYYKPEGELCTRSDPEGRATVFDRLPRLTGARWIAVGRLDINTSGLLLFTTDGELANRLMHPSREVEREYSVRVFGEVDEAMLQRLRKGVQLEDGPANFKQIKTVGGTGLNQWFDVTLTEGRNREVRRLWESQGIQVSRLIRIRYGNIKLEKSLPRGGWEEMGLEQVNYLRELVGLPAETETKVDVTKNRRRTSARQIRKAVKQHTKYRKI
- a CDS encoding L-threonylcarbamoyladenylate synthase, whose protein sequence is MSQFFYIHPENPQSRLINQAVDIIKKGGVIVYPTDSGYALGCGLGEKQAMDRIVTIRRLPENHNFTLVCSDLSELSTYALVTNQSYRLIKNNVPNPYTFILPATKDVPRRLLTKRKTIGIRVPDNNIALALIAALGEPILSCSLMLPNEEITQSDPDVIRDYLEHQVDLIIHGGYLGQSPTTVIDLTQDSPVIIRVGSGDPTPFN